A single region of the Mercenaria mercenaria strain notata chromosome 6, MADL_Memer_1, whole genome shotgun sequence genome encodes:
- the LOC128557587 gene encoding uncharacterized protein LOC128557587, which yields MASSGGSSFCTVCLPLLLESEEEIEQDGVKEVAKDLKQHLHLFQKHILRWKDLSYVKVKDVTSDSGFIYLIFEFNSDDCLNEFYASTKISGNELSKCISAFFDEQSLKWVAGLTFNSKITCKVQMTKRDYLKAQYDMCPEDSEYPQQNSKDEQKKERKINVHYEVVKEKAEPEGTFVKERVEQYASSIKTETHRQPGSYPHEQKTKDIQTESGNSNQKKPESDVKHATLKDKHANNKKQDTEDELTPVIRKQFILYHPPVPKGWKISNIYIESETCNLLNTDLTTHYGNLFEATIDIPLKLFERQESMSFRYVVVWRKTGFVGKFVSEYYDRSKLFYVETLSCQRHLWDQINPKPTQLEIVSGYKEHLEDIMFHCTSKQDCKETCIEIENFCKTYFSKENAITILKHLADKLNDTGYRPVASLLLLITVKSLVTRQELIVNEKIVDAKNALKLLQAVQSLSISSLPTSSRRDIQSVCYQFCKVALGDTLCILTYWSTCYPFFDEKYVLERLEGYVTTNADICPDSESMFPFANELCSKLYRVAVSDSSNTAKSILEKLLRHLPLQVALHVFACLNKDNGNLSSNESDVQSVLYGSISVRVERMVIAARKSNNLTKLLTGWRDIDRFEVLTAKFKCKYEDAVIQILESHTGLLESVSDIMSGSIDQSGFFNEPSKQRQLIMAVVKSKSHEISKLFVTLAKCPTMYELYMQLEAEQFKELCVSYITGNSPYMGREFAFRYVCEHLNDIWGMPQMERRLDFQEVWENILFGEFQKYRLRELLQKLKLIDTLSRKNEHLGMVFLQFIRTNLQSNYEGFHPEEIFRWFEGTSEKPQLETRLVL from the exons CTGTTTGCCTACCTTTGTTATTGGAATCTGAAGAAGAGATAGAGCAAGATGGAGTTAAGGAAGTTGCAAAAGACttaaaacaacatttacatcTTTTCCAAAAACACATTCTCCGTTGGAAGGACTTGTCATATGTGAAGGTGAAAGATGTCACATCCGACTCTGGCTTTATATACTTAATATTTGAATTTAACAGTGATGACTGTTTGAATGAATTCTATGCCAGTACCAAGATTTCAGGCAATGAATTATCAAAATGCATCTCAGCATTTTTTGATGAGCAAAGTCTTAAATGGGTCGCTGGGTTGACATTTAACTCAAAGATAACATGCAAGGTGCAGATGACAAAACGAGACTACTTAAAGGCCCAGTATGACATGTGCCCAGAGGATTCAGAATACCCACA ACAAAACTCGAAAGATGAACAGAAGAAAGAGCGCAAAATAAATGTTCATTATGAAGTTGTTAAAGAAAAAGCAGAGCCTGAg gGAACTTTTGTTAAAGAGAGAGTAGAGCAGTATGCCAGTTCCATCAAAACTGAAACACATAGACAGCCAGGAAGTTATCCCCATGAACAGAAGACAAAGGACATTCAGACAGAATCGGGCAACAGTAACCAAAAGAAGCCAGAAAGTGATGTAAAGCAT GCCACATTAAAAGATAAGCatgcaaacaacaaaaaacaagatacCGAAGATGAATTG ACACCTGTCATCAGGAAACAGTTTATTTTGTATCATCCGCCTGTTCCTAAGGGATGGAAAATAagcaatatatatattgaaagtgAAACATGCAATCTCCTGAATACAGATTTAACTACTCATTATGGAAACCTGTTTGAGGCAACAATAGACATCCCGTTGAAATTGTTTGAACGCCAGGAATCTATGTCATTTCGGTACGTTGTTGTCTGGAGGAAGACCGGGTTTGTTGGAAAGTTTGTGTCTGAATATTACGACCGCAGTAAACTCTTCTATGTTGAAACTTTAAGCTGTCAGCGCCACTTGTGGGATCAAATTAATCCAAAGCCAACACAACTTGAAATTGTGTCTGGTTACAAAGAACATTTGGAGGACATAATGTTCCATTGCACATCGAAACAAGATTGTAAGGAGACATGCATAGAAATAGAAAATTTCTGTAAAACATACTTCTCAAAGGAAAATGCTATTACAATCTTAAAGCATCTGGCAGACAAGCTTAATGATACAGGCTATCGTCCAGTCGCTTCACTTCTGCTTCTGATTACAGTTAAAAGTCTAGTGACCAGACAAGAACTTATAGTAAATGAAAAAATTGTGGATGCTAAAAATGCGCTGAAGTTATTGCAGGCAGTTCAGTCTCTTAGTATTTCTAGTCTTCCAACCTCAAGCCGACGTGACATACAGTCTGTTTGCTATCAGTTTTGCAAGGTAGCTCTTGGTGACACactgtgtattttgacatactgGAGTACATGTTACCCATTTTTTGATGAAAAGTATGTCCTTGAAAGGTTAGAAGGTTATGTAACCACAAATGCAGATATTTGTCCGGATTCTGAGAGCATGTTTCCTTTCGCAAATgaactttgctctaaactgtatCGCGTGGCTGTTTCAGATTCCTCAAATACGGCTAAAAGCATCCTAGAAAAATTGTTGCGACATCTTCCTCTGCAAGTTGCTTTGCATGTATTTGCTTGTCTCAATAAAGATAATGGAAATTTATCTTCAAATGAGTCTGATGTCCAAAGTGTACTTTATGGGAGTATATCTGTGCGGGTAGAGAGAATGGTTATTGCAGCAAGAAAATCGAACAACCTGACCAAACTTTTGACTGGCTGGAGGGATATTGATAGGTTTGAAGTGCTGACAGCAAAGTTCAAATGTAAATATGAAGATGCTGTAATCCAGATACTGGAATCACATACAGGTTTACTGGAATCAGTATCGGACATTATGAGTGGTTCCATTGATCAGTCTGGATTTTTCAATGAACCATCAAAACAACGGCAGTTAATAATGGCAGTTGTAAAATCAAAAAGTCATGAAATAAGCAAATTGTTTGTAACTCTTGCAAAGTGTCCCACTATGTACGAACTGTACATGCAACTTGAAGCTGAACAGTTTAAAGAGCTATGTGTGTCTTATATCACCGGGAACTCTCCATACATGGGTCGCGAGTTTGCATTCCGCTACGTGTGTGAGCATCTGAATGACATTTGGGGAATGCCACAAATGGAAAGAAGGCTTGACTTTCAGGAGGTGTGGGAGAATATCTTGTTTGGGGAGTTTCAAAAATACAGGCTTCGAGAACTTCTTCAGAAATTAAAGTTAATTGATACATTGTCCAGGAAAAATGAACACTTAGGGATGGTTTTCCTCCAGTTCATTAGAACCAATCTACAATCAAACTATGAAGGATTTCATCCAGAAGAAATCTTTAGATGGTTTGAGGGAACAAGTGAGAAACCACAACTGGAGACTAGGTTAGTATTGTAA